ACCTCGCGCGTCCCGGCCCGGGTGCGGTAGTGGCCCGGTTCCTGTTCGTCGTCCCGCCGCTGGTCGGGCACGTCAACCCGGCCGCCGGCGTCGCGGCCGAGCTCGCCGCGCGCGGGCACGAGGTCGCCTGGGCCGGCCACGAGGAGCTGCTGTGGCAGCTGGCCGGCCCGGCCGCGCTCGTCTTCTCCTGCGGCGTGCCGGCCGGCGCCCCGGAGCGCCCGGCCGGGCTCAAGGGACCGGCCGCGCTGCGGTTCCTCTGGGAGGACTTCCTCGTCCCGCTGGCCGACGCGATGGCCCCCGGCGTGGACGCCGCGATCGACGCGTTCGCGCCGCACGTCGTGGTCGCCGACCAGCAGGCGCTGGCCGGCGGGCTGCTGGCCGAGGCCCGTGGCCTGCCGTGGGTGACCTCGGCGACGACGTCGGCCGAGCTGATCGACCCCCTTTCGGGCATGCCGAAGGTCGCGGAGTGGGTCGATGCGCTGGTCGATGATCTGCGCGCGCGGATCGCCGATGGCCGTGGCTCGGCGGACCCCCGGTTCTCGCCGCACGGCGTCCTGGCGTTCACCACCCGCGAGCTGCTGGGTGCGGCGCCGCTCCCGCCGCGGGTGCGGCTCGTCGGGCCGGCGCTGGGTTCCCGTCCGTCCACATCGGACTTCCCATGGGAGTGGCTCGACCCCTCTCGGCCGACGGTGCTGGTCTCCCTGGGCACGGCCAACACCGATGCGGGCGCGAGCTTCCTCGCGACCGCGGCGGAGGCGTTCGCCGGGATGGACGCGCGGGCCGTCGTCGTCGACCCCGGCGAGGTGCTTGGCGCGGTGCCGCCGAACGTCCTGGTGCGCCCGCGGGTCCCGCAGCTGCCGCTGCTGCCGCGGGTGGACGCCGTGCTGTGCCACGCGGGCCACAACACGGTGTGCGAAGCGCTGTGGCACGGCCTGCCGCTGGTGGTGGCCCCGATCCGCGACGACCAGCCGATCGTGGCGGCCCAGGTGGTGGCCGCGGGCGCGGGCATCCGGCTGCGCTTCGTCCGCGCCGGCGCGGACCGCATCGCGGCGGCGGTCGAGGAGGTGCTCACCGAGCCGTCGTACCGGCGGGCGGCCGAGACCGTGGCGACGTCGTTCCACGCGGCGGGCGGAAGTGCCGCGGCGGCCGGGCATCTGGAACAGCTCGCGCTCGAAAGCCTCGCCCGTCTGAAGCCGTGAAAGCGGCATTTACTTCGAAAAAACACGCGGTTACGGTGCTGGGTATGACTGTTTCCGTCGATGTCACCGAAGAAGTCCCGGAACTCGTCAAGTCCGCCGAAGCGTTGTTCGCCGAGGACGCGGGGAGCCACGACCCGCGCATGGACCTCGGCTGGCCGGCCCGTGAGGGCGCGGCCTACTACCAGGACCTCGTCGAGGACGAGAACGCCCTCTGCCTGCTGGCCCGCTCGGACGGCGCGGTGGCGGGCCACCTGATCGGCCGCTTGCTGCCGGTCAGCTCCCTGCGTCCCGGCGCGGTGCGGGCGGTGCTGGAAAGCATGCGGGTCGCGGCGGAGCGCCGTCGCGAAGGCGTCGGGGAGGCGCTCGTGGCCGCGTTCGTGGCGTGGGCCAAGGAACGGGGGGCGAACGAGCTGGCCGTGCAGGCGTACGCGAACAACGAGGGCGCGCTGGCGTTCTACCGCGCGCAGGGGTTCGAGCCGTTCGAGGTCAGGCTGGGCCGGGCGGTGTGAGTGGTGCGGTCCGGACCATTCGGGGGTCACACTGGGGTGCATGGGACTCCTGGACGGCCGGGCCGTCGTGATCACGGGCGCTGGACGCGGACTGGGCCGGGCCTTCGCGCGGCACGCCGCCGGCGCCGGCGCCGCGGTCGTCGTCAACGACATCGACGCGGACCCGGCGCACGAGACCGTCGCCGCGATCGGGGCGGACGGCGGCACGGCCGTCGCGAGCGTCGGCTCGGTGGCCGACGCCGGTTACGCCCGGGAGCTGATCACGCTGTGCCGCAACCGGTTCGGCACGCTCGACGGCCTCGTGAACAACGCCGCGATCGGGTACCACGCGCTTCCGTGGGAGGACGACGACGCCGAGCGCACCCGGGCCCTGATCGAGACCAACGTCCTTGGCCCGTTCCACTGCGGCACAGCGGCCGCGAAGGTGATGGTTGCCCAGGGCAACGGTGTCCTCGTCAACGTGACCTCCGGCTCCATGATCGGGCAGCGCGGGGCCGCCGCCTACTCGGCGTCGAAGGGCGCGGTGGCGTCGATGACGTACTCGTGGGCGGCCGACCTCGCCGAGCACGGGGTGCGCGTCAACGCCGTCAGCCCGATCGCCTGGACCCGGCTGATGGCCGCCGATCCGCGCGGGAACCCGGACGCGCAGCCGCCGGAGCGAGTCGCGCCGCTGGTCACCTACCTCCTCAGCGACCTCTCGGCCGGCGTCACCGGGCAGGTGCTGCGGCTGGCGGACGGGCACCTGCACGCCGTCCGCCAGCCCGCGATCATCCGGCCGGTCCGGCACCAGGACGTCTGGACGCCCGAGGAGATCGCCGCGGCGGTCGACGGCGGGCTCGTCCTCGAGTCGCCGCCGCGCGACCGCTGGACCCTTTGACCGGCGCGGACCACCGGAACGGGTGGCTATCCACAGTGGACGGCTCGCACTAGCCTCGGAGGCCGAGCGAGGAGGGTGCGGATGACGGCCACCGCGGAGGTCGCCCACGAACCGGCGCCCGCACAGCTGAGCAAGGGGCGGGTCAACGCCGTGTTCGGCGCCGTGCTGCTCGGGATGCTGCTCGCCGCGCTCGACCAGACCATCGTCGGCACCGCGCTGCCCACCATCGTCGGCGACCTCGGCGGCGCCGGGCACCTGTCCTGGGTGGTCACGTCCTACCTGCTGGCCGAGACGATCACGACCGTCGTCGTCGGCAAGCTCGGCGACCTGTTCGGCCGCAAGCTGATGTTCCAGCTGTCGGTGATCGTGTTCGGCATCGGCTCGTTCTGCGCGGGCTTCGCCGACAGCATGGTGTGGCTGATCGTCTGGCGCGCGGTGCAGGGCCTGGGTGGCGGCGGGCTGATGGTCACCTCGACCGCGCTGATCGCCGACGTCGTCCCGCTGCGCGAGCGCGGCAAGTACCAGGGTGTGCTCGGTTCGGTGTTCGGCGTGGTGACCGTGGCCGGCCCGATGCTCGGCGGGTTCTTCGTCGACCACCTCTCGTGGCGCTGGGCGTTCTACGTGAACATCCCGCTGGTCGTCGTCGTGCTGGTCGTCGCGTCCTCGGCGATGCCGAACGCCCGCGCGGCGATCAAGCCGGTCATCGACTACGCCGGGATCCTGCTCATCGGGCTCGCCGCGACCGGCCTGACGCTCGTGACGAGCTGGGGCGGCACGCAGTACGCGTGGGGCTCGCCGACGATCGTCGGGATGGCGATCGGGTCGGTGGTGCTGCTGGCCGCGTTCGTCTTCGTCGAGTTGCGGGCGAAGGAACCGATGCTGCCGATGCGGCTGTTCCGCAACCCGGTGTTCACCGTCGGCGGGATCATGAGCTTCGTCGTCGGCTTCGCGATGCTCGGCGCGCTGTCCTACCTGCCGACGTACATGCAGTACGTGCAGGGCACCTCGGCGACGTCCTCCGGGGTGCGGCTGCTGCCGATGGTGCTGGCGCTGCTCGTCGCGTCGATCGCCGCGGGCAACGCGGTGAGCCGTACCGGGCGCTACAAGATCTTCCCGCTGGTCGGTGCCGCGGGCATGACCATCGGTCTCTACCTGCTGTCGCGGCTCGACACCGACACCGGGTTCTGGGAGGCGTCGGCGTACATGGCCGTGCTCGGTCTCGGGATCGGGCTCGGCATGCAGGTGCTGACCATCGCCGTGCAGAACACCGTCGACTACGCCGATCTCGGTGTCGCCACTTCGGGCGTGACGTTCCTGCGGTCGATCGGCAGCTCGTTCGGCGCGGCGATCTTCGGCACGGTGTACGCCAACCAGCTGGCCCCGAACCTGGCGGCCGCGGTGGCCGCGCACCCGGTGCCGCCGGGCGTCGACCCGCGTGCCCTGCAGGTGCCCACCGCCTTGCACGCGCTGCCGGACGCGGTGGCCGCGCCGGTGATCCAGGCGTACAGCGACTCCCTGCACGTCGTGTTCCTCGCCGCGGCGCCGGTCGGGCTGGTCGCGTTCGCCTTGGCGTTCTTCCTGAAGGAGGTCCCGCTGCGCGACACGGCGCGGGCGGCGGCGCCGGACCTCGGCGACGGCTTCGCGATGCCGGAAGCCCGCACGGACGACCGCGAGCTCGAACGCGCCGTCGCGACGCTGTTCTTCCGCGAGCGCCGCCAGGTGGCCCCGGCGATCGTTTCGCGAGCCGGGTCGGATCTCGACGAGGGCGCGATCTGGTGCCTGCTGCAGGTCCACCTGCGTCGGCGCCGCGGCGAGCCGGCGACGCTCAAGGCGATCGGGGAGTACTTCGGCGTTCCCGCGTCGGTGCTGGAACCGGCGTTCATGCGGCTGGAGCTGACCGGCCACCTGCGCTACAGCGGCGGCGGCTGGGAACTGACCGCGCCGGGCCGCGACGAGTTCGACAAGGTGGTCCGGGCGTGGCACGACTGGCTGGCCGACCGGCTCGGCGACTGGGGGACCGGCAACCGGGCCGAGCTGGACGCGGCGATCGGCCGGGTGGCCGCGAGGTTGCTGGACCAGAGCGCGGAGGTCCGGACCTACGGCAGGCATGCCCTGGTCTGACACCGCAGCGCGCTCTCCCGTGAAGCGGCGCCGGGCGCTGGCCTGTCGCATTCTCTTCCGCGGGGCCGGCGCCGGGGGTCAGCGGCGCCAGAAGTCGTGCGGTGTCCGGCCCGGCCGGAACCCGCAGCCCTCGACCACGGCCGCCGCCTCCGCGAACCCGTGGCCGACCAGTCCCGGTTCGTGGGCGTCGCTGCCGAACGCCACCGCCTCGCCGCCCACCTCGAACCACCAGCGCACCACCTCGCCCGGGAGCGGCACCTTCGTGTTGACCTCCAGTGCGCGGCCGCTCGACGCCAAGGCGCGCAGCACTGTCCGGAACTCCTCCTCGAAGTCCGCCGCCACGAACGGCGGTCCCTCGCCCGGCCATGAGCGCAGCGCGTAGTCGATGTGCGCCAGCACGGCGAAGCCGGCCGTCGACTCGACCAGCCCGAGCACCTCGGCCAGGTACGCCCGCAAGACGTCGCCCGGCGGCCGTCCCGTGATCACGGTGACCTCGTGGTGGTGCCCGTCGCCGGGCAGGGAGTGCACCGAGCCGAGCACCCGGTCGAAGTCGTGGGCGGCGAGCAGTGCGTCGGCGCGGGGGCGGTGCCAGTGCGGTTCGCTCAGCTCGACGCCCGAAAGGATCCGCAGGGACGGAAAGCGTGCGCGGCACTCTTCGACGCACGCCAGGTACCCCGCGACGTCCAGGTCCGGCGGCTCGAGGACGCCGTCGGCGCGCAGCCGCACCCGGAAGTGGTCCGGCAGCAGCGGCCGGACCGGCTCCGGGACCAGCCACGGCGTCAGGTCCGCGTGCTCGGTGAACGCGACCGACGGCAGCCCCAGCTCCAGCGCGCGTGCGCACGACCCGATCATCGACCCGGTGACCGTGTCCCACGACCATTCGGTGTGGACGTGACCGTCCGGCGGCAAGCTCACCAGGCCACCGTAGCGCCGGTTTCGGGCTACTGTCGGTCCATGGCGCAGAAGTCGGCGGCGGTGGAACTGGAGGTCGGCCCGCACACGGTGCGGATCTCGAACCCGGACCGGGTGTACTTCCCGGCCCGCGGCGAGACGAAGCTCGACCTGGTCAACTACTACCTCTCTGTGGGCGACGGCATCGTCAACGCGCTGCGCGAGCGGCCGTGCATGCTGCACCGCTTCCCGTCCGGGGTGGCCGGGGAGAAGGTCCACCAGAAACGCGTCCCGAACGGCGCGCCGCCGTGGCTGGAGACCGTCCGCGTGACCTTCCCGCGCTACCACCGGCACGCCGACGAGCTGTGCGTCACCGAACTGGCCCACGTCATCTGGGCGGTCCAGATGTCCACAGTGGAGTTCCACCCGTGGAACTCGCGCCGCGGCGACACCGAGAAGCCGGACGAGTGGCGGATCGACCTCGACCCGATGCCCGACTGCGGCTTCGACCGCGTCCGCCGCGTCGCCCATGTCGCGCACGAGATCCTCGACGAGCTGGGCGCGGTCGGCTGGCCCAAGACCTCCGGCGGCCGCGGCCTGCACATCTACGTCAGGATCGAGCCCCGCTGGGGCTTCAAGGAGGTCCGGCGCGCCGCCCTGGCCTTCGCGCACGAAGTCGAACGCCGTGCCCCGGACGACGTCACCACGACCTGGTGGCGCAAGGACCGCGATCCGCGGCTGCTCTTCGTCGACTACAACCAGAACGCGCGCGACCACACGATCGCGAGCGCCTACTCGGTCCGCGGCAACCCGGAAGGCACGGTCTCGACGCCGATCCAGTGGGAGGAGATCGACGACGTCGAGCCCGGTGACTTCACCATCGCCACCGTCCCGGCCCGCTTCGCCGAACTGGGCGACCTCCACGCGGGCATCGACAAGGCCGTGTTCTCCCTGGACCCGCTGCTGGAGTGGGCCGACCGCGACGGCGTCGAAGAACCACCCGAACCCGACTGACGTGTCGGGTTGCAACGCCGGCTGAAGAACACCCGCGACGGAGGACCCGGCCGGTCGTGAGTGTTTAGGAGGGTTAGAACCCTCCTAAACACTCACGACGGGGGTCAGTCCAGGCGCTCGACGATCGTCGCGTTGGCGAGGCCGCCCGCCTCGCACATCGTCTGCAGGCCGTAGCGGCCGCCGGTCTGCTCCAGCACCGACAGCAGCGTGGTCGCCAGCCGCGCCCCGCTGCCGCCGAGCGGGTGCCCGAGCGCGATCGCGCCGCCGTTCACGTTGACCTTCGCC
This genomic window from Amycolatopsis mongoliensis contains:
- the ligD gene encoding non-homologous end-joining DNA ligase, producing MAQKSAAVELEVGPHTVRISNPDRVYFPARGETKLDLVNYYLSVGDGIVNALRERPCMLHRFPSGVAGEKVHQKRVPNGAPPWLETVRVTFPRYHRHADELCVTELAHVIWAVQMSTVEFHPWNSRRGDTEKPDEWRIDLDPMPDCGFDRVRRVAHVAHEILDELGAVGWPKTSGGRGLHIYVRIEPRWGFKEVRRAALAFAHEVERRAPDDVTTTWWRKDRDPRLLFVDYNQNARDHTIASAYSVRGNPEGTVSTPIQWEEIDDVEPGDFTIATVPARFAELGDLHAGIDKAVFSLDPLLEWADRDGVEEPPEPD
- a CDS encoding PHP domain-containing protein is translated as MSLPPDGHVHTEWSWDTVTGSMIGSCARALELGLPSVAFTEHADLTPWLVPEPVRPLLPDHFRVRLRADGVLEPPDLDVAGYLACVEECRARFPSLRILSGVELSEPHWHRPRADALLAAHDFDRVLGSVHSLPGDGHHHEVTVITGRPPGDVLRAYLAEVLGLVESTAGFAVLAHIDYALRSWPGEGPPFVAADFEEEFRTVLRALASSGRALEVNTKVPLPGEVVRWWFEVGGEAVAFGSDAHEPGLVGHGFAEAAAVVEGCGFRPGRTPHDFWRR
- a CDS encoding GNAT family N-acetyltransferase; the encoded protein is MTVSVDVTEEVPELVKSAEALFAEDAGSHDPRMDLGWPAREGAAYYQDLVEDENALCLLARSDGAVAGHLIGRLLPVSSLRPGAVRAVLESMRVAAERRREGVGEALVAAFVAWAKERGANELAVQAYANNEGALAFYRAQGFEPFEVRLGRAV
- a CDS encoding MDR family MFS transporter, with the translated sequence MTATAEVAHEPAPAQLSKGRVNAVFGAVLLGMLLAALDQTIVGTALPTIVGDLGGAGHLSWVVTSYLLAETITTVVVGKLGDLFGRKLMFQLSVIVFGIGSFCAGFADSMVWLIVWRAVQGLGGGGLMVTSTALIADVVPLRERGKYQGVLGSVFGVVTVAGPMLGGFFVDHLSWRWAFYVNIPLVVVVLVVASSAMPNARAAIKPVIDYAGILLIGLAATGLTLVTSWGGTQYAWGSPTIVGMAIGSVVLLAAFVFVELRAKEPMLPMRLFRNPVFTVGGIMSFVVGFAMLGALSYLPTYMQYVQGTSATSSGVRLLPMVLALLVASIAAGNAVSRTGRYKIFPLVGAAGMTIGLYLLSRLDTDTGFWEASAYMAVLGLGIGLGMQVLTIAVQNTVDYADLGVATSGVTFLRSIGSSFGAAIFGTVYANQLAPNLAAAVAAHPVPPGVDPRALQVPTALHALPDAVAAPVIQAYSDSLHVVFLAAAPVGLVAFALAFFLKEVPLRDTARAAAPDLGDGFAMPEARTDDRELERAVATLFFRERRQVAPAIVSRAGSDLDEGAIWCLLQVHLRRRRGEPATLKAIGEYFGVPASVLEPAFMRLELTGHLRYSGGGWELTAPGRDEFDKVVRAWHDWLADRLGDWGTGNRAELDAAIGRVAARLLDQSAEVRTYGRHALV
- a CDS encoding SDR family NAD(P)-dependent oxidoreductase, which encodes MGLLDGRAVVITGAGRGLGRAFARHAAGAGAAVVVNDIDADPAHETVAAIGADGGTAVASVGSVADAGYARELITLCRNRFGTLDGLVNNAAIGYHALPWEDDDAERTRALIETNVLGPFHCGTAAAKVMVAQGNGVLVNVTSGSMIGQRGAAAYSASKGAVASMTYSWAADLAEHGVRVNAVSPIAWTRLMAADPRGNPDAQPPERVAPLVTYLLSDLSAGVTGQVLRLADGHLHAVRQPAIIRPVRHQDVWTPEEIAAAVDGGLVLESPPRDRWTL
- a CDS encoding glycosyltransferase, with amino-acid sequence MARFLFVVPPLVGHVNPAAGVAAELAARGHEVAWAGHEELLWQLAGPAALVFSCGVPAGAPERPAGLKGPAALRFLWEDFLVPLADAMAPGVDAAIDAFAPHVVVADQQALAGGLLAEARGLPWVTSATTSAELIDPLSGMPKVAEWVDALVDDLRARIADGRGSADPRFSPHGVLAFTTRELLGAAPLPPRVRLVGPALGSRPSTSDFPWEWLDPSRPTVLVSLGTANTDAGASFLATAAEAFAGMDARAVVVDPGEVLGAVPPNVLVRPRVPQLPLLPRVDAVLCHAGHNTVCEALWHGLPLVVAPIRDDQPIVAAQVVAAGAGIRLRFVRAGADRIAAAVEEVLTEPSYRRAAETVATSFHAAGGSAAAAGHLEQLALESLARLKP